In Lentimicrobiaceae bacterium, the DNA window GTAACTTGATGGAAACAGATAGGCGTTTTCCGTCAGGATTGAAGCGGCAATGGAGTTTATATGAGCAAAGTCAGGCAACATGAGAGATTCGATAATCAACCTGCAAAGGTAGTGAAATATGTAAATTGATCCAATTGGTTTTTTATAAGAGATTCATAAAAATCTGATTCTGATGTTTTTTTTTTCTTCAAACACCGGATTTGAAGATGTAAAGTGATGATTTTAAATTGTGCAAACAGGCAGGGGTGATGCTTTCGGCCTGCTTGCTTTTTTTTGCTTGCGCTGTTACAACTCTGTGACCTTAAACCGGGCTGCCATCTGAAAAAATTTCTGCAGGCACAGCATGGTCAGTTGTGAGTCTTCCAGCGCATTATGCGTTGTGCCTTCGCGTTCAAAGCCAAACCAGGCCGAGATGGATTTCAAACTGAGCGAACGGGGTACACTTTTTCCATTGGCCTCCAGAATTTTGAATGTATAATAAGCAATGGTGTGCAGGTCGATAAGCTTGTTGCTGAATGGCCAGTCGAGGTTTTCACCACTGTAGGCAAACTTGAGGAAGTTTACATCAAAAATGACGCTCTGACCGCAAATAACGAGGTCGCGCAAATCGCCGCTCTGCCTCTTCAGCATTTTGCGAATCCATTTTTCAAAATCTTCAAGTACTTCGTAAATCATGGGCGCTTCCTGAAGTTCATCGAGTGAAAGGCCGTGTACTTTTTCAGCTGAAGCCGTAAAAGCTTCCTGATTTTCAGGATAAACATTGCTGAGAAAGGTGCCCAGCTCGGCCCAGTTATCGTTGAGCAGAACAGCTCCAATCTGGATAATTTCGTGATAGCCCGGCTCGGGGCCGCTCATTTCAAGGTCAACAACCAAATATGGCATAAGTGGTAAGGTTGGGTTTATAGTTTTCTGAAAAGTACAAAGATAATCCGCTTTTTAATTATGCGGTATGCTGAAGTAAGGTTTATAGGGATGGCATAAAGGCTGCCGGCACAGCTGGCATGTTTTTTTTTGACATGTGATGCCTGAAAAGCAGGAACAGCCTGGAGGTTTTCTGTAATCAGGATAGCCTTTTTTCGATATAGCGGGAGTTCATAATGCGGAGCGTACCCATGTAATCGAGCTGAAATTCAACCAAGTCGCCCGTCTTGTATTTTTGCTCATTTTTGCCCAAATCAATGACAATCATATCGGAACTGGAGCCCACAAACTCAATTTCTTTGTCTACCGGTTTCAGGTGTTCACTTTCCACGTCGAGCAGGCCGAGGTCAAGAATGGCCCTGAACGAAGTTTTGCCAACCTCGTCGTTGCTGAAATCAAATGAATGTCCTTCGACATTGGTGCCCATCTCGCCCATGGGGACAGTCGGTTTTTCAATCAGTTCAATAATTTCGGCAAAAAGCCTGAATACATCATTGTGCATTTCGGGGATGGTTGTATCGTGGTAAACATCAGTTCCCAGGAAAAGGGTTTCGCCTACCCTGAAATGATTAACCCCTTTGGGTAGCAGTTTCTCAAATATCAGGGGGATAGAAACTGACGAACCGCCTGAAACATAAGGTATTTTTTTGTTAAATCTTGCTTCAATCAATTGTTTGTAGAGGCTGAGCTGTATGAGCTTGTCGTGGTTGGGCAGTATTCCGTAAAGGCAGTTGAGATTGGTGCCAATGCCCACAATTTCGATATTGGGTAAAGTAAAAACCTGTTCATAAAATTCAATCAAATCTTCGCGCATAACGCCTTCGCGTAGCTCGCCCATCTCAATCATAATCACTACTTTATGAATCTTCTGCTGCTTAACGGCCTCCGCCGAAATCAGCTTCATGGTTTTAAGTCCTGTGTTGAAACTGATATCTGCATATTTAACCAGTTCGGGTATCGACCTGGCTGGAGGTGGCTTTATGTAAATAGTTTCTATTTCTTCCGACATTTTTTTGATGGCCCGCAGGTTAGTAATGCGCGAATCGCATAGTTGCTTGACGCCTAGGTTGATTAATTCCTGCAGAAAGAGGCGGTTGCCGCATAGCATCTTTGAAACTGCTGCCCACATTATCCCTTCATGACTGAACAGCTTGTTAAGATAGTTAAAATTGTCTTTAAGTTTTGCTCTGTCGAGCGTAATATATGCCATAGTATTTAAGGTTTTATTGACAGTTAGTGCAAAAAAATCACTGCCAAAGGGTCAAGTATTGTCTGAAATGCTGATTCAGCAATCAACGCTGTACTTCTTCCGAAAAGCCTGATTTTTTTTCATGAATACTGTATAATGGTCATTCGTGTTGAAACCGGGGAGTGAGGTGTTTTTATTTTCCCGTTGATTTGTGGTTTCTGAATGAGGTTTCAGTTTTGGAACCGAAACAGGATTATTTGACTATTCGGTTTGCAAGGTAAGCATTTTTGTGCTACAGGCCAAATAAAAATAGTATCTATGTGATTGTCAATCATTTATTTTTGCTAATTTGTATGGCGTCCTATGTGTGATTATTTTTCTTTATCTTTAAAGATGTCATGAGATGAAAAGCAATGCACTGGTGTTTGTTTTAACAACTGGTGTGTCAGGGTTCTTTTTATGTCTGTGGTTTATTCCGGTTTTGGTTTAAGTGTAATTTTTTGGCTACTGGCTGCCTGAATTCGAAACTGGGGTGAGCCGTATCATTGGATTGTTTTTCATCTGTTTTTGCTAAAAATAAAGTATATTTAAAAGCTTTTTAAACCCTGTTTTATGAGAAATTTATTGAAAGTGCCTGAAGTCATTGCTACACCCGGCAAGAAAGTGAGGGTTTCTGATTATGACCCTTCATATAAAGGCGTGTTGAATGGAAAGGACGATGGTGTAAAAATGTTGCAGGAGAATGTGGAGGAACTTATTGAACTGCAGTCCAGGCTTTACGCCGATAACCGCTATGCAGTGCTGTTAATCTTTCAGGCAATGGATGCTGCTGGCAAAGATGGTACAATCAAGCATGTAATGTCGGGCCTGAATCCACAGGGTTGTGAAGTGTACAGTTTTAAGGCGCCTTCAGCCAACGAGCTGGACCATGATTATATGTGGCGAACCAGTAAATGCCTGCCGCAGCGCGGGCGGTTCGGTATTTTTAACCGTTCGTATTACGAAGAAGTGCTGGTGGTAAAAGTACACCCGGCCTTTTTGATGGCGCA includes these proteins:
- a CDS encoding 3'-5' exonuclease, producing the protein MPYLVVDLEMSGPEPGYHEIIQIGAVLLNDNWAELGTFLSNVYPENQEAFTASAEKVHGLSLDELQEAPMIYEVLEDFEKWIRKMLKRQSGDLRDLVICGQSVIFDVNFLKFAYSGENLDWPFSNKLIDLHTIAYYTFKILEANGKSVPRSLSLKSISAWFGFEREGTTHNALEDSQLTMLCLQKFFQMAARFKVTEL
- a CDS encoding alanine/ornithine racemase family PLP-dependent enzyme codes for the protein MAYITLDRAKLKDNFNYLNKLFSHEGIMWAAVSKMLCGNRLFLQELINLGVKQLCDSRITNLRAIKKMSEEIETIYIKPPPARSIPELVKYADISFNTGLKTMKLISAEAVKQQKIHKVVIMIEMGELREGVMREDLIEFYEQVFTLPNIEIVGIGTNLNCLYGILPNHDKLIQLSLYKQLIEARFNKKIPYVSGGSSVSIPLIFEKLLPKGVNHFRVGETLFLGTDVYHDTTIPEMHNDVFRLFAEIIELIEKPTVPMGEMGTNVEGHSFDFSNDEVGKTSFRAILDLGLLDVESEHLKPVDKEIEFVGSSSDMIVIDLGKNEQKYKTGDLVEFQLDYMGTLRIMNSRYIEKRLS